A portion of the Eubacterium maltosivorans genome contains these proteins:
- a CDS encoding MFS transporter → MKKFDFKRAIQFICLCGASIIYYVPYMKASFYDALIQAFNVTNVELGIMTSAYTTMTIATYFLGGLVADKFSARKLLAFSYVASGLLCVGFGTIPDYRVAVVLFAILGVTTTLTFWSALIKAIRIFARPGEEGKAQGDVEGTRSILAAVLGTIAIFIFSQFSNIVTGMQVVIFIFGGACILIGILIWIFFERDEPDKDKNLGIGKILLTCLKNPNVWLMSFIVFGAFISCTTTPYMTPYGTQMFGLSITLGAILGMFRDYMQPIGALISGNVSNKTGISKLLIIVTALLAVINIFIAIIPQQASLVILVFIGTALGYIILGAARGIYFATLPEADIPMYMSGTVIGIISTIGFLPDSFMPIIIGNWLDSYPPELAYRFIFIAAAAGAIFACIISIIFHRRNKETIAKLAVIQKEGKIADKKNAEEAV, encoded by the coding sequence ATGAAAAAATTTGATTTCAAACGAGCAATTCAATTTATTTGTCTGTGCGGCGCAAGCATTATTTATTATGTACCTTATATGAAAGCCAGTTTTTACGATGCTCTGATCCAGGCTTTTAACGTCACGAATGTGGAACTCGGGATTATGACAAGCGCTTACACGACCATGACAATCGCCACATATTTTTTAGGGGGACTGGTGGCTGATAAGTTTTCGGCGAGAAAGCTGCTGGCTTTTTCCTATGTAGCTTCGGGACTGTTGTGTGTGGGGTTTGGTACGATCCCGGATTACCGGGTCGCGGTCGTGCTTTTCGCCATCTTAGGGGTTACGACAACCTTAACCTTCTGGTCCGCCTTAATTAAGGCGATTCGAATTTTTGCAAGACCAGGAGAAGAAGGAAAGGCGCAGGGCGATGTTGAAGGGACCAGAAGTATCCTGGCAGCAGTTCTTGGAACCATTGCTATTTTTATTTTCAGCCAGTTTTCCAACATTGTCACTGGTATGCAGGTCGTTATCTTTATCTTTGGCGGGGCCTGTATCCTGATTGGAATTCTCATCTGGATTTTCTTTGAAAGGGACGAACCGGACAAGGACAAAAATTTGGGAATTGGAAAAATTCTGTTAACCTGCCTTAAAAATCCAAACGTATGGTTGATGTCCTTTATCGTTTTTGGAGCTTTTATTTCCTGCACGACAACGCCCTATATGACGCCGTACGGAACGCAGATGTTTGGCCTGTCCATAACACTGGGGGCAATTCTGGGTATGTTCAGGGATTATATGCAGCCTATCGGCGCTTTGATCTCGGGGAATGTCAGCAATAAAACCGGGATTTCGAAGCTGTTGATTATCGTCACTGCGCTGCTGGCAGTCATCAATATTTTTATTGCGATTATCCCGCAGCAGGCATCCCTGGTTATTCTGGTATTTATTGGTACTGCGCTGGGCTATATTATCCTTGGAGCTGCCAGGGGAATTTATTTTGCAACCCTGCCGGAGGCAGATATTCCAATGTACATGTCCGGTACAGTAATTGGGATCATCTCCACCATTGGCTTTTTGCCGGACAGCTTTATGCCAATTATTATCGGTAACTGGCTGGATAGCTATCCGCCGGAGCTGGCATACCGCTTTATCTTTATAGCCGCAGCGGCCGGAGCAATATTTGCATGTATTATCTCCATTATTTTTCACAGACGGAATAAAGAAACCATTGCGAAGCTGGCAGTGATTCAAAAAGAAGGAAAAATTGCAGATAAAAAAAATGCAGAAGAAGCCGTATAG
- a CDS encoding DUF362 domain-containing protein — protein MNEKAKVYFTNFRANPKMNLLQKLRKLIVAAGMTDIDFENKFAAIKIHFGEPGNIAYLRPNFSKVVVDLIKEEGGKPFLTDCNTLYVGRRKDALEHLDAAYENGYNPFTTGCQLIIADGLKGTDEVEVPVNGEYIKEAKIGRAIMDADVFITLSHFKGHENTGFGGALKNIGMGCGSRRGKMEMHNAGKPHVIEKKCRDCKVCKDICAMNAISYPEKAVIDHDKCVGCGRCIGICPFDAITTPNDESFDVLNKKMAEYSLAVIKGRPNFHISLVMDVSPFCDCHAENDLPIIQDVGMFASYDPVALDMACADACNQAPIIPGSYLADQIHKNHVHDAEEHDRFTCTHPETDWRVCLEHAEKIGLGTRAYELIEIK, from the coding sequence ATGAACGAAAAAGCAAAGGTCTATTTTACGAATTTCAGAGCGAATCCAAAAATGAATCTCCTGCAAAAGCTCAGAAAGCTGATTGTGGCGGCAGGAATGACCGACATTGACTTTGAAAATAAATTTGCGGCGATTAAAATACATTTTGGAGAGCCTGGAAACATTGCCTATCTTCGGCCCAATTTTTCAAAGGTCGTTGTGGATTTGATCAAAGAGGAAGGGGGAAAGCCCTTTTTAACGGACTGCAATACCTTATATGTGGGCCGTCGGAAGGACGCTCTGGAGCATCTCGACGCGGCTTATGAAAATGGCTATAACCCCTTTACCACCGGCTGTCAGCTGATCATCGCCGATGGACTTAAGGGGACAGACGAGGTGGAGGTACCAGTCAATGGCGAGTATATCAAGGAGGCCAAAATCGGGCGGGCCATTATGGATGCGGATGTTTTTATCACGCTGAGCCATTTTAAGGGCCATGAGAACACCGGATTTGGCGGCGCGCTTAAAAACATTGGGATGGGCTGTGGCTCCAGACGCGGAAAAATGGAAATGCACAATGCGGGCAAGCCACATGTCATCGAAAAGAAATGCCGCGACTGCAAAGTATGTAAGGATATCTGCGCCATGAACGCCATCTCTTACCCGGAAAAAGCTGTGATCGATCATGACAAATGCGTGGGCTGCGGACGCTGTATCGGGATATGTCCTTTTGATGCCATCACCACGCCCAACGACGAAAGCTTTGATGTGCTCAATAAAAAAATGGCCGAATACAGCCTGGCTGTTATAAAGGGCCGGCCGAATTTTCATATCAGCCTGGTCATGGATGTTTCACCATTCTGCGACTGTCATGCTGAAAATGACCTGCCGATTATTCAGGATGTTGGCATGTTTGCCTCTTATGATCCGGTAGCACTTGACATGGCATGTGCCGACGCCTGTAATCAAGCGCCCATTATTCCCGGCAGTTATCTGGCAGATCAGATCCATAAAAACCATGTTCATGATGCCGAGGAGCATGACCGCTTTACCTGCACCCATCCCGAAACTGACTGGCGGGTGTGCCTTGAGCACGCAGAAAAAATCGGACTTGGAACCAGGGCCTATGAATTGATTGAGATAAAATAG
- a CDS encoding ABC transporter ATP-binding protein — MNEKNKIPVIPRLWAYAKPYGIFLFLGLVCAVISIALALWMPVLIGRGVDYIVGPGQVDFSGIMRYVVILGVNIGVTVIFQYLMSLCTNQITYKTIQDIRKEAFEKFNTVPLKYIDSHSHGDLMSRFVNDIELISNGLLQGLTQLFTGVVTILGTLGFMLSINLRITVVVVLVTPLSIFVAGIIARLSYNKFREQSVVRGDLSGFVEEMVGNQKVVTAFSHEAAAKQEFEAINQRLYRCGVRAQFYSSLTNPSTRFVNAMVYAAVGITGALSAIRGGLSVGQLSSFLAYANQYTKPFNEVTGVLTEIQTAFASARRVFALLDEPPEPSDAALPALPLAEGAVRAEHVDFSYQPDTRLIRDLNINAEPGQRIALVGPTGCGKTTIINLLMRFYDVNRGTIAVDGHPVKGVTRSSLREQYGMVLQDTWLFSGTIRENIAYGRPDASDDEIVEAARKAYADSFIRQLEKGYDTQIAEGGENLSQGQRQLLCIARVMLTRPPMLILDEATSSIDTRTEIRIQNAFNDMMRGRTSFVVAHRLSTIREADIILVMNQGRIVEQGNHASLLAQNGFYTKLYNSQFEGSE, encoded by the coding sequence ATGAATGAAAAAAACAAAATACCGGTGATTCCGAGGCTGTGGGCCTATGCAAAGCCCTATGGCATTTTTCTTTTTCTCGGCCTTGTCTGCGCGGTGATCAGCATTGCCCTTGCTTTGTGGATGCCGGTTTTGATCGGCCGCGGGGTAGATTATATCGTGGGGCCGGGTCAGGTGGATTTTTCGGGGATTATGCGCTATGTGGTAATTTTGGGTGTCAATATCGGCGTCACGGTTATCTTTCAATACCTGATGAGCCTGTGCACCAATCAGATTACCTACAAAACAATTCAGGATATCCGGAAGGAGGCCTTTGAAAAATTTAATACCGTCCCGCTTAAGTATATCGACAGTCACTCGCACGGGGATTTGATGAGCCGTTTTGTCAATGATATCGAACTGATCTCAAATGGTCTGCTTCAGGGCCTTACTCAGCTTTTTACTGGTGTCGTGACGATTCTGGGAACGCTGGGCTTTATGCTGTCGATCAATCTGCGCATTACAGTAGTGGTAGTCCTGGTCACGCCTTTATCCATTTTTGTGGCAGGGATTATCGCCAGGCTTTCCTATAACAAATTCAGGGAGCAATCTGTGGTGCGCGGCGATCTGAGTGGTTTTGTGGAGGAAATGGTAGGCAATCAGAAGGTGGTCACGGCTTTCAGCCATGAGGCAGCAGCAAAGCAGGAGTTTGAGGCCATTAACCAGCGCTTGTACCGCTGCGGCGTTCGGGCGCAGTTTTATTCTTCGCTGACCAATCCTTCCACGCGCTTTGTTAACGCTATGGTTTACGCGGCTGTGGGCATAACCGGAGCGCTTTCAGCCATACGCGGAGGCCTGAGTGTAGGGCAGCTGTCGAGCTTTTTAGCCTATGCTAACCAGTACACCAAGCCCTTTAATGAGGTGACTGGTGTGCTGACAGAAATCCAGACGGCCTTTGCCTCGGCCAGAAGGGTTTTTGCCCTGCTGGATGAACCGCCAGAACCAAGCGACGCGGCGCTTCCGGCGCTGCCGCTGGCAGAAGGAGCGGTGCGCGCAGAACATGTGGATTTTTCATATCAGCCGGATACGCGCCTCATCAGGGATTTGAACATTAATGCCGAACCGGGGCAGCGGATTGCGCTGGTAGGGCCGACAGGCTGCGGAAAGACCACGATCATCAATCTGCTTATGCGTTTTTACGATGTCAACCGGGGTACTATTGCCGTGGACGGGCATCCGGTAAAAGGTGTGACCCGGAGCAGTCTTAGAGAGCAGTACGGCATGGTGCTCCAGGATACCTGGCTGTTTTCAGGAACGATACGGGAGAACATTGCCTATGGCAGACCGGATGCCAGCGATGATGAGATCGTCGAGGCCGCTCGAAAGGCCTACGCCGACAGCTTTATCAGGCAGCTTGAAAAGGGCTACGACACACAGATTGCCGAGGGCGGAGAGAACCTCTCCCAGGGGCAGCGGCAGCTTCTCTGCATCGCCAGGGTCATGCTCACCAGACCGCCAATGCTCATTCTCGATGAGGCGACCAGCAGCATTGACACACGAACTGAGATCCGTATTCAAAACGCATTTAACGATATGATGAGGGGTAGAACCAGCTTCGTGGTTGCGCATCGGCTGTCCACCATCCGCGAGGCGGATATTATTCTGGTGATGAACCAGGGACGTATCGTGGAGCAGGGAAACCATGCATCTTTGCTGGCTCAAAATGGTTTTTATACAAAACTTTACAACAGCCAGTTTGAGGGAAGCGAGTAG
- a CDS encoding ABC transporter ATP-binding protein yields the protein MIELAHYLKHFKKEMILGPFFKLTEAVFELIVPLVMASIIDVGIKNGDTRYVYHMGGLMAALGAVGLCFALTAQYFAARASQGTGTLIRRDFFAHINRLSYAELDKIGTPSLITRITNDIDQLQVAVAMTIRLLLRVPFLIIGATIMAMTIDLKLSVVFLVAAPLIALTIYFVMSRAVPVYKKIQARLDGISLITRENLDGVRVIRAFSRQKSETARFAAANKNLMKASLKAGRISSLLNPLTYAIVNIAILFILWFGGIRVNAGDLSQGEVIAFVNYMTQILLALIVAANLVVIFTKAAASAARINAVFDTEPSVIPGAALPGPVFANTGDEIRFQDVSFSYNQNNEYALKNLSFSIKKGETIGVIGGTGAGKSTLVNLIPRFYDVTTGRVDVAGVGVREYPLGQLRSKIGIVPQKAVLFTGTVRENMKWGNPQANDEEIEQALEIAQAAEIIQKMPKGLDTEIYQGGKNLSGGQKQRLTIARALVRHPEILILDDSASALDFATDAALRKAIRQKTGEMTVLMVSQRVTTVKNADRIIVLDQGKMAGFGTHEALFKDCGVYREICLSQLSSQEVNK from the coding sequence ATGATAGAACTCGCGCATTATCTTAAGCATTTTAAAAAAGAAATGATTCTCGGACCATTTTTTAAGCTGACCGAAGCAGTATTCGAGTTAATCGTCCCGCTGGTTATGGCCAGCATTATTGACGTGGGGATAAAAAACGGAGATACCCGTTATGTTTACCATATGGGTGGGCTGATGGCGGCGCTGGGAGCAGTGGGCCTATGTTTTGCGCTGACTGCTCAATATTTTGCCGCCAGGGCCTCTCAGGGGACAGGTACGCTGATACGCCGTGATTTTTTTGCGCATATTAACCGGCTTTCCTATGCAGAGCTGGACAAAATTGGCACGCCGTCCCTCATCACCCGGATTACCAATGATATTGACCAGCTGCAGGTGGCGGTGGCCATGACCATCCGGCTTTTACTGCGGGTCCCCTTTTTAATTATCGGCGCAACCATCATGGCGATGACCATTGACCTGAAGCTGTCCGTTGTTTTTCTGGTGGCGGCGCCGCTCATCGCTTTGACCATTTATTTTGTCATGAGCCGTGCCGTGCCAGTCTATAAAAAAATTCAGGCGCGGCTTGACGGCATTTCGCTCATTACCCGTGAAAACCTGGACGGGGTGAGGGTGATCCGGGCTTTTTCCAGGCAGAAAAGCGAAACAGCCCGCTTTGCGGCGGCGAATAAGAATCTGATGAAGGCATCGCTGAAAGCCGGGCGTATTTCCTCTCTGCTCAATCCTCTTACTTATGCGATTGTCAATATCGCCATTCTTTTTATTCTGTGGTTTGGGGGTATCCGCGTCAATGCTGGCGATCTGAGCCAGGGAGAGGTCATTGCTTTTGTCAATTATATGACGCAGATTTTACTAGCATTGATTGTCGCGGCCAATCTGGTGGTGATCTTCACCAAGGCGGCTGCCAGTGCAGCCAGAATCAACGCCGTTTTTGACACGGAGCCTTCGGTAATCCCGGGGGCTGCGCTGCCAGGACCGGTATTTGCCAATACAGGGGATGAAATCCGATTTCAGGATGTCTCCTTCTCTTATAACCAGAATAACGAATATGCCCTGAAGAACCTGAGTTTTTCCATTAAAAAGGGTGAGACCATCGGTGTTATTGGCGGTACAGGGGCCGGGAAAAGCACACTGGTCAATCTGATTCCCCGTTTTTACGACGTAACTACGGGGCGTGTCGACGTGGCAGGGGTTGGTGTGAGAGAATATCCTTTGGGGCAGCTCCGGTCTAAAATTGGTATTGTGCCTCAAAAAGCAGTGCTTTTCACCGGAACAGTTCGTGAAAATATGAAATGGGGGAATCCTCAGGCGAATGATGAAGAAATTGAGCAGGCTCTGGAGATTGCCCAGGCAGCCGAGATCATCCAAAAGATGCCGAAAGGCCTGGATACCGAGATATATCAGGGCGGCAAGAATCTGTCCGGTGGACAGAAGCAGCGTCTCACCATCGCCAGGGCATTGGTGCGCCATCCCGAGATTTTGATATTGGACGACAGCGCCAGCGCCCTTGATTTTGCGACCGATGCGGCGCTCAGAAAAGCCATCCGTCAGAAAACAGGAGAAATGACTGTGCTGATGGTGTCACAAAGGGTAACAACTGTAAAAAATGCAGACCGGATCATTGTGCTGGATCAGGGAAAAATGGCAGGCTTTGGCACTCACGAGGCGCTTTTTAAAGACTGTGGCGTGTACCGTGAAATCTGTCTCTCACAGCTGAGCAGCCAGGAGGTAAACAAATGA
- a CDS encoding LysR family transcriptional regulator, translating into MDLKQLLYFKTVVEEGTISAAAKKLNLSQPPLSQQIKQLETEIGVKLMERGARKITLNAAGKALYEKACALLTLADQTVRELRDIHDGLEGTLTLGTISSSGAIILSEALPAFHSLHPHIRFELHEGTTFQVIDLLNAGIIELGVVRTPFRPDGFETHFLTSEPMAAVGNPSFFEGNPSDTVTLQALAAKPLIYYRRFESLIEGTFDAAGLSPKAICKNDDARTSLMWAGAGIGIAIIPSSASQIIASANTVCKSIDAKALNTQIAFIWKRGHTLSRIARDFLAFF; encoded by the coding sequence ATGGACCTAAAACAGCTGCTTTATTTTAAAACCGTAGTAGAAGAGGGAACAATCTCTGCCGCGGCCAAAAAACTTAATCTTTCCCAACCCCCACTCAGCCAGCAGATCAAACAGCTGGAAACTGAAATTGGCGTAAAGCTGATGGAACGGGGCGCCCGAAAAATCACGCTGAACGCAGCAGGCAAAGCGTTATATGAAAAGGCCTGTGCCCTGCTCACTCTGGCAGACCAGACAGTACGGGAGCTTCGCGATATCCACGATGGGCTGGAGGGCACGCTCACCCTTGGCACCATCTCTTCATCCGGCGCCATCATTCTGTCAGAGGCTCTTCCTGCCTTTCATTCCCTGCATCCGCATATCCGCTTCGAGCTTCACGAGGGCACTACCTTCCAGGTTATCGACCTTTTAAACGCTGGCATCATCGAGCTCGGCGTTGTGCGCACCCCCTTTCGCCCAGATGGCTTTGAAACCCACTTCTTAACGTCCGAGCCCATGGCCGCAGTCGGAAACCCATCCTTTTTTGAGGGGAATCCTTCCGACACTGTCACTCTTCAGGCGCTGGCTGCGAAGCCGCTTATCTATTACCGCCGCTTTGAATCCCTGATCGAGGGAACCTTTGACGCTGCTGGCCTGTCGCCTAAAGCCATCTGTAAAAATGACGATGCCCGGACCTCACTCATGTGGGCAGGCGCCGGCATCGGTATTGCCATTATTCCCAGCTCTGCCAGCCAGATCATTGCTTCGGCCAATACCGTCTGCAAAAGTATTGATGCAAAAGCCTTAAATACCCAGATCGCCTTTATCTGGAAAAGAGGCCACACCCTGAGCCGCATCGCCCGGGATTTTTTAGCATTTTTTTAA